The proteins below come from a single Prochlorococcus marinus str. MIT 9215 genomic window:
- a CDS encoding MlaE family ABC transporter permease, whose protein sequence is MYYLYFFKRLLSSLVIGGQAINFIFKGKISKNDLFEQLMESGPGSLLIVLITGIAAGTVFNIQVASQLTSMGVSSEIGGLLAVGMAREMAPLLTATLMTGKVATAYAAQLGTMKVTEQIEAITMLRTEPVQYLVVPRLLSMVIMSPIQCLLFLSVALWSGQIWSTIFYKVPPIVFWTSVRSGNVSLTSADLTSMLIKSVVFGLLISIIACGYGLTTKGGPKEVGTSTTGAVVMTLVTVSLMDVLLTQILFG, encoded by the coding sequence ATGTATTACCTTTATTTTTTCAAAAGACTTCTAAGCAGCCTAGTCATTGGCGGGCAAGCAATTAATTTTATCTTTAAGGGTAAAATTTCCAAAAATGATCTCTTTGAGCAACTTATGGAGTCAGGCCCTGGCAGTTTGTTAATTGTATTAATTACGGGAATTGCTGCAGGTACAGTTTTTAATATTCAAGTTGCATCACAACTTACAAGTATGGGGGTTTCAAGTGAAATTGGAGGTTTATTAGCAGTAGGCATGGCAAGAGAAATGGCTCCTCTACTAACTGCTACTTTAATGACTGGAAAGGTTGCAACTGCCTATGCTGCTCAACTGGGTACTATGAAAGTCACAGAACAAATTGAGGCAATAACCATGTTAAGGACCGAGCCAGTCCAATATTTAGTAGTCCCAAGGTTACTATCGATGGTAATAATGTCTCCAATACAGTGTCTTTTGTTTTTATCTGTAGCTTTATGGAGCGGACAAATTTGGAGCACAATTTTTTATAAAGTTCCTCCAATAGTTTTTTGGACATCTGTAAGATCAGGCAATGTGAGTTTAACCAGTGCAGACTTAACTTCAATGTTAATAAAATCTGTAGTGTTCGGATTACTTATTTCAATCATTGCTTGTGGATATGGACTTACAACCAAAGGAGGTCCAAAAGAAGTTGGAACAAGTACAACAGGTGCAGTTGTAATGACACTCGTTACTGTATCTTTAATGGATGTATTACTAACACAAATTTTATTTGGTTGA
- a CDS encoding HU family DNA-binding protein — protein MNKADLVNLVAARTELTKTDVSLVVDAAIETIVDSVVEGKKVSLLGFGSFEPRDRSARQGLNPKTGEKIAIPAKRVPTFSAGKLFKDRVQG, from the coding sequence ATGAACAAAGCTGATTTAGTAAATCTTGTTGCAGCTCGTACAGAGCTCACAAAAACGGATGTTTCTTTAGTTGTTGATGCAGCTATTGAAACTATTGTTGATTCAGTAGTGGAAGGCAAAAAAGTCTCTTTACTAGGATTTGGTTCTTTTGAACCAAGAGATCGTTCTGCAAGACAGGGTTTAAACCCTAAGACAGGCGAAAAAATAGCAATACCCGCTAAAAGAGTCCCAACATTCTCTGCAGGTAAACTTTTTAAGGATAGAGTTCAAGGGTAA
- the pyrF gene encoding orotidine-5'-phosphate decarboxylase: protein MNKRFNSEDKIILAIDGLDVSQAKLLLEECPNIKWVKVGLELFVREGPRVIEILKGLNKKIFLDLKFHDIPNTMRAACSQVSKLGVDIISIHASAGLKALKDSKKASLEGATSVSVKPPLVVGITVLTSFSLKDFQTDLDRNNSIEENVLRLAKLSFDAGLDGCVCSPWEAKMLRSIYKDNFELITPGIRLNIDNKDDQNRIMTPSEAIDNGASKLVIGRSISKAIDPNKALIEIFKSIDSD, encoded by the coding sequence ATGAATAAAAGATTTAATTCAGAAGATAAAATAATATTGGCAATTGATGGATTAGATGTAAGTCAAGCAAAATTACTTTTGGAAGAATGTCCTAATATCAAGTGGGTTAAAGTTGGTTTAGAACTTTTTGTTAGGGAAGGTCCAAGAGTTATTGAAATATTAAAAGGTTTAAATAAAAAAATTTTTTTAGACTTAAAATTTCATGATATTCCAAATACCATGCGTGCAGCATGTTCCCAAGTTTCAAAATTAGGGGTTGATATAATTTCTATTCATGCTTCAGCAGGTTTAAAAGCTCTTAAGGATTCGAAAAAAGCATCTTTAGAAGGAGCCACCTCAGTCAGTGTAAAACCTCCATTGGTTGTAGGAATAACTGTTTTAACAAGCTTTTCTCTTAAAGATTTTCAAACTGATCTTGATAGAAATAATTCAATTGAAGAAAATGTATTGAGACTTGCAAAGTTGTCTTTTGATGCCGGATTAGATGGATGTGTTTGTTCCCCTTGGGAGGCAAAAATGTTGAGATCTATTTATAAGGATAATTTTGAACTTATTACACCAGGTATCAGATTAAATATTGACAATAAAGATGATCAAAATAGAATTATGACTCCCTCTGAAGCTATAGATAATGGCGCTTCTAAGTTGGTCATTGGTAGATCAATTTCAAAAGCTATAGATCCTAATAAAGCTCTAATAGAAATATTTAAATCTATTGATTCTGATTAA
- a CDS encoding DUF1825 family protein, translating to MGFFESDIVQEEAKKLFTDYQELMKLGSDYGKFDREGKKMFIKKMESLMDRYKVFMKRFELSEDFQAKMTVEQLKTQLSQFGITPDQMFDQMNKTLIRMKDELDKTS from the coding sequence ATGGGATTCTTTGAGTCAGACATCGTTCAAGAAGAAGCTAAAAAGCTTTTTACAGATTACCAAGAACTTATGAAACTTGGCTCTGACTATGGAAAATTTGATAGAGAAGGGAAAAAAATGTTTATAAAAAAAATGGAATCTCTTATGGATCGTTATAAGGTTTTTATGAAGAGATTTGAATTATCTGAAGATTTTCAAGCAAAAATGACAGTAGAACAATTAAAGACACAGTTAAGTCAATTTGGAATTACTCCTGATCAAATGTTCGATCAAATGAATAAAACCTTAATAAGAATGAAGGATGAACTTGATAAAACTTCTTAA
- a CDS encoding chlorophyll a/b-binding protein produces the protein MQENGSPLENQNDDFTDTSSTDNEYSKWVDNQGDEVKNVFGFNSSAELVNGRAAMIGFLMLILTELVFSGRPVTSSIFGIN, from the coding sequence ATGCAAGAAAACGGCTCTCCACTAGAAAATCAAAATGATGATTTTACTGATACATCATCAACTGATAATGAATACTCAAAATGGGTAGACAATCAGGGGGATGAAGTAAAGAATGTTTTTGGATTTAATAGCAGTGCTGAACTTGTAAATGGTAGAGCAGCAATGATTGGATTCTTAATGCTCATATTAACCGAGTTAGTTTTTAGCGGCAGACCTGTTACTTCCTCAATTTTTGGTATTAATTAA
- a CDS encoding DUF3119 family protein, translating to MFNTKSKKEEPVIISPSFQLPIILIVLSFMLLFLNIGSLPTIVFASFSFFLLLQSFTLRIKITNDDFIVLQLGKEIRTFPFKNWISWKFFFPIIPGIFYFREKSSPHLLPILFNPKQLKDELIKKVDSLEIKNS from the coding sequence ATGTTTAATACTAAATCAAAAAAAGAGGAGCCAGTAATAATATCTCCTTCATTTCAGTTGCCAATTATTCTAATAGTTTTAAGTTTTATGCTTTTGTTTTTGAATATTGGTTCTTTACCAACAATAGTTTTTGCTTCTTTTAGCTTTTTTTTATTACTTCAGTCATTCACTTTAAGAATAAAAATAACAAATGATGATTTTATCGTTTTACAATTAGGAAAAGAAATTAGAACTTTTCCATTCAAGAACTGGATATCTTGGAAATTCTTTTTCCCTATAATCCCAGGTATTTTTTATTTTAGAGAAAAGTCTAGTCCTCATTTATTACCAATTTTATTTAATCCAAAGCAATTAAAAGATGAGCTCATAAAAAAAGTTGACTCCCTGGAAATTAAAAATTCTTAA
- the tyrS gene encoding tyrosine--tRNA ligase, with protein MTDNLKLPSWLSRGIEEYFPIKGTDQTFSEIIDHAKKNNKKLRVKLGIDPTGTDIHLGHSILFKKLRAFQDNGHIAVLIIGDFTAQIGDPTGKNKTRVQLSEKQVKDNAKTYLAQLGMGKPANESILDFDAKDRIEIRYNSEWLKGLNLNSIIDLMGSATVSQMLAKEEFNKRYTAQVPISLHEFLYPLLQGYDSVVVQSDIELGGTDQKFNIAIGRDLQRHFKQDPQFGVLLPILTGLDGVKKMSKSEFNTVALTEDPLSMYSKLEKVPDNIIPTYFELLTELDLSFLENSNPRELQRRMAFEVTTLFHGAEEALKAQSNCEKLFLGHKEKVGEIPEISLKEVVFPVKFFYLLSALKLFKSSSESKRSIKGGGVKIDSQKVINPDLVFNSKNDLEGKILQIGKKIIKRFEN; from the coding sequence ATGACAGATAATTTAAAATTGCCATCATGGCTGTCAAGAGGAATAGAAGAATATTTTCCAATTAAGGGAACAGATCAAACCTTTTCGGAGATAATTGATCATGCGAAAAAAAATAATAAAAAATTAAGGGTTAAACTCGGCATCGATCCAACTGGAACTGATATTCATCTTGGGCACAGCATATTGTTTAAAAAACTTAGGGCATTCCAAGATAATGGACATATTGCAGTTTTAATTATTGGGGATTTTACTGCTCAAATTGGAGATCCAACCGGAAAAAATAAAACAAGAGTTCAGTTATCGGAAAAACAAGTTAAGGATAATGCAAAAACATACTTAGCCCAACTAGGGATGGGAAAGCCAGCCAATGAATCTATTTTAGATTTTGATGCAAAAGATAGAATAGAAATTAGATATAACAGTGAATGGTTAAAAGGATTAAATCTTAATTCCATAATTGACTTAATGGGGAGTGCAACAGTTAGTCAAATGCTAGCTAAGGAAGAATTTAATAAAAGGTACACTGCGCAAGTTCCAATTTCTTTGCATGAATTCTTATATCCACTATTACAAGGTTACGATTCGGTAGTAGTTCAATCAGATATTGAGCTTGGAGGCACAGATCAGAAATTTAATATTGCAATAGGAAGAGACCTTCAAAGGCATTTTAAACAAGACCCTCAATTTGGTGTTCTGCTGCCAATTTTGACAGGTTTAGATGGAGTTAAGAAGATGAGTAAATCTGAATTTAATACAGTCGCTTTAACTGAAGATCCTCTTTCAATGTATTCAAAATTAGAAAAAGTACCCGATAATATAATACCTACCTATTTTGAATTACTTACTGAATTAGATTTAAGTTTTCTGGAAAACTCAAATCCTCGTGAATTACAGAGAAGAATGGCTTTTGAAGTTACTACTTTATTCCATGGGGCCGAAGAAGCATTAAAGGCGCAATCAAACTGCGAAAAATTATTCCTTGGACACAAAGAAAAAGTTGGAGAAATTCCAGAGATTTCTTTAAAAGAAGTAGTTTTTCCAGTAAAGTTTTTCTACTTATTAAGTGCTCTAAAACTTTTCAAATCTAGCAGCGAATCAAAAAGATCTATTAAAGGTGGGGGTGTAAAAATTGATAGTCAAAAAGTAATAAATCCTGATTTAGTTTTTAATTCAAAAAATGATTTGGAAGGAAAAATTTTGCAAATTGGAAAAAAAATAATTAAGAGGTTTGAAAACTGA
- the plsY gene encoding glycerol-3-phosphate 1-O-acyltransferase PlsY has protein sequence MNILIIFASYLLGSLPTGFLIGKYLKNIDLRTIGSGSTGATNVLRNVGKWPALFVFIIDVGKGFIAVKIAQYYTDQELIEVIAGISAISGHIWPIWLGGKGGKAVATGLGMFLALSWKVGLASLGIFLIVLTKTKFVSLSSISAAILLPIFMFFYLGEFIHTYFFISLIVALLVIWKHRTNITRLIKGEESKINQNQ, from the coding sequence ATGAATATTTTAATAATTTTTGCAAGTTATCTTTTAGGATCACTTCCAACAGGTTTTTTAATTGGAAAATATCTCAAAAATATAGATCTAAGGACTATAGGTTCTGGATCTACAGGTGCCACAAATGTCTTAAGAAATGTTGGGAAATGGCCAGCACTTTTTGTATTTATCATTGACGTTGGGAAAGGCTTTATTGCAGTAAAAATTGCTCAATATTACACAGATCAAGAATTAATAGAGGTCATAGCAGGGATATCCGCTATCTCAGGACATATTTGGCCAATATGGCTTGGAGGTAAAGGAGGGAAAGCTGTTGCAACTGGATTAGGTATGTTTTTAGCTCTTTCTTGGAAAGTTGGACTCGCATCTCTTGGCATTTTTTTAATAGTCCTAACAAAAACTAAATTTGTTTCTTTATCAAGTATTTCAGCTGCAATCTTACTTCCTATTTTTATGTTTTTTTATCTAGGTGAATTTATTCACACATACTTTTTTATAAGTTTAATTGTTGCATTATTAGTAATCTGGAAACATAGAACAAACATAACAAGATTGATTAAGGGAGAAGAATCCAAAATTAATCAGAATCAATAG
- a CDS encoding glycogen debranching protein yields MIHLNKGKPFPLGSSLTSQGINFSLVATNAEYVEILLFEKEDSIAPKNTFKLDQTHNTGPYWHAEIKNLDEGCLYAFRVKQKNNKINNNYEKKVLLDPCSRGITGWRSYKRENALKNQENTNSCLKSVVCDRKLFNFKDYPRPKHSWEETIIYELHIKAFTESTDTDESCFKKFFKKIPYLKELGITTIELLPIFCFDPTDAPNGLKNFWGYSPINWFTPHFEYLSNESAEKNREEFRRFVEECHKADIEVILDVVYNHTCEGDSKGPAISWKGIDENLYYFIGKDKNYQDVSGCGNTIAANRGLVRKLIIESLKCWASEFGVDGFRFDLGIALSRGENLSPLDNPPIFEDIECEPELIDIKFISEPWDCGGLYKLGDFPSKNTFTWNGHFRDDLRRFWKGDKNTAWNMSDKIKGTPSIYKEDNIFPKSINFITSHDGFTLKDLVTFNRKHNFANREQNRDGDNHNNSWNHGTEGPTTNLLINDLRKRQQKNLVLSLLISKGVPMILMGDEIGRSQGGNNNSWCQNNLLGWMNWEHGQQDLELLEYFKYVIKIRKKLINIFNPPFFPNNQTNENIPTYHWHGTKLDSPDWSSWSHTVAFSINKDNTSPLVWIGLNAYSKSIDFPLPKCKYNWLKVIDTSISEIFEPLTINEKSISIKSRSSLLIISEEVFGAKNNLF; encoded by the coding sequence GTGATTCATCTCAATAAAGGTAAACCATTTCCTTTAGGGAGTTCTCTAACTTCGCAAGGGATTAATTTTTCCTTAGTAGCCACAAATGCAGAATATGTAGAAATCTTATTGTTTGAGAAAGAGGACTCTATTGCCCCAAAAAACACATTCAAATTAGATCAGACTCATAATACAGGTCCATACTGGCATGCGGAAATAAAAAATTTAGATGAAGGTTGTCTTTATGCTTTTAGAGTGAAACAAAAAAATAATAAAATTAATAATAACTATGAAAAAAAGGTATTACTTGATCCATGTTCAAGGGGTATTACTGGATGGAGAAGTTATAAAAGAGAAAATGCATTAAAAAATCAAGAAAATACTAATTCTTGTCTTAAAAGTGTTGTTTGCGATAGAAAATTATTTAATTTTAAGGATTATCCAAGACCGAAACATTCTTGGGAAGAAACAATTATTTATGAACTCCATATCAAAGCTTTCACTGAATCAACTGATACAGATGAAAGTTGTTTTAAGAAATTTTTTAAAAAAATTCCTTATCTCAAAGAACTTGGTATTACAACAATTGAATTACTTCCAATTTTTTGTTTTGATCCTACTGATGCCCCAAATGGTCTAAAAAATTTTTGGGGATATAGTCCAATTAATTGGTTTACTCCGCATTTTGAATATCTTTCGAATGAATCCGCCGAAAAGAATAGAGAGGAATTTAGAAGATTTGTAGAGGAATGTCATAAAGCCGACATTGAAGTCATCTTAGATGTTGTATACAATCACACTTGCGAAGGTGATTCAAAAGGGCCAGCAATATCTTGGAAAGGTATAGATGAGAATCTTTATTACTTTATTGGAAAAGACAAAAATTATCAGGACGTCTCCGGATGTGGTAATACTATTGCAGCAAACAGAGGATTAGTTAGAAAACTAATAATTGAATCTTTAAAATGTTGGGCGAGTGAATTTGGAGTTGATGGTTTTAGATTTGATTTAGGAATTGCCCTTTCAAGAGGAGAAAATCTATCACCGCTTGATAATCCTCCAATTTTTGAAGATATAGAATGTGAACCAGAACTTATCGATATCAAGTTCATAAGTGAGCCATGGGATTGTGGCGGTTTATATAAATTAGGTGATTTCCCATCTAAAAATACTTTCACTTGGAATGGTCATTTTAGAGATGACTTGAGGAGATTTTGGAAGGGGGATAAAAATACAGCTTGGAACATGAGCGATAAAATAAAAGGGACGCCATCTATTTATAAAGAAGATAATATTTTTCCAAAGTCGATAAATTTTATTACTTCACATGATGGATTCACTCTAAAAGACTTAGTAACTTTCAATAGAAAACATAATTTTGCCAATAGAGAACAAAATAGAGATGGAGATAACCATAACAATTCTTGGAATCATGGTACTGAGGGGCCAACTACGAACTTATTAATCAATGATTTAAGAAAAAGACAACAAAAAAATCTTGTTCTTAGTTTACTTATCTCTAAAGGTGTTCCAATGATACTTATGGGTGATGAAATAGGAAGATCACAAGGCGGGAACAACAATTCATGGTGCCAAAATAATTTATTGGGCTGGATGAATTGGGAACATGGTCAACAAGATTTGGAATTATTAGAATATTTTAAATACGTTATAAAAATCCGAAAAAAACTAATAAATATTTTCAATCCACCATTCTTCCCTAATAATCAAACCAATGAAAATATTCCAACATATCATTGGCATGGAACAAAGTTAGATAGCCCCGATTGGAGTAGTTGGTCTCACACAGTTGCCTTTAGCATTAACAAAGACAATACTAGTCCGCTGGTTTGGATAGGTTTGAATGCATATTCAAAAAGTATCGATTTCCCCTTGCCGAAATGTAAATATAATTGGTTAAAAGTTATAGACACTAGCATTTCTGAGATTTTTGAACCCTTAACTATTAATGAAAAATCTATTTCAATAAAGAGTAGAAGCTCTTTACTAATCATTTCAGAAGAAGTATTTGGGGCAAAAAATAATTTATTCTAA
- a CDS encoding MFS transporter has product MFSYGLGDAGTGLVATQFGFFLFKFFISAGLPVIIAGSLLMLIKIWDAVNDPLIGWLSDRTKSRWGPRIPWMVAASVPLGFSLAAIWWTPTGSVLTKTIYYAIISIIVMTAYTSINLPFAALSTEISEKTAIRTRLNASRFTGSIIAGLTGLIIAGVVLGSEGSANNEYFLMGKISGFIAVAATLISCWGLAPFAKKARRPSGKVEDITLQFKRIFRNKKFLKVITLYILLWCALQLMQTVALIYVEDVLNVPTYIAKWIPIPFQISALVGLQIWTRVSNKLNRISALNFGAIMWIISCTAALFLPSLSKISGAGDSLFLNASNIFLFILLIFIICLIGIGASTAFLIPWSLLPDAIDEDPEKPAGLYTAWMVLIQKIGIAFSVQLLGFLLYLSGYQSCFVDKDGLNIIEQCYSAQLTIRLCIGFIPSILVIIGLLIMRKWDRKLITN; this is encoded by the coding sequence ATGTTCTCTTATGGGCTAGGAGATGCAGGCACAGGTTTAGTCGCGACCCAATTTGGTTTTTTTCTTTTCAAATTCTTTATTTCTGCTGGTTTACCAGTAATAATTGCAGGGTCATTATTAATGTTAATAAAGATATGGGATGCAGTAAATGATCCGTTAATTGGATGGTTAAGTGATCGTACTAAATCAAGATGGGGGCCTAGAATCCCTTGGATGGTAGCAGCATCTGTTCCCCTTGGTTTCTCTTTAGCTGCGATATGGTGGACACCCACTGGTTCAGTGCTAACCAAGACTATTTACTATGCCATAATTTCTATAATCGTAATGACTGCTTATACGAGTATTAATCTTCCTTTCGCAGCTCTTTCTACTGAAATTTCTGAAAAAACAGCAATAAGAACAAGACTAAACGCATCTAGATTTACTGGCTCAATAATCGCAGGACTAACTGGTTTAATAATTGCTGGAGTTGTATTAGGTTCCGAAGGATCAGCAAATAATGAATATTTTTTAATGGGTAAAATAAGCGGATTTATTGCAGTTGCTGCAACATTAATTTCTTGTTGGGGATTAGCTCCATTCGCAAAAAAAGCAAGAAGGCCTTCAGGAAAAGTTGAAGATATAACTCTTCAATTCAAAAGGATCTTCAGAAATAAAAAATTTCTAAAAGTTATTACGCTCTATATTCTTCTCTGGTGCGCCTTACAATTAATGCAAACAGTAGCGTTAATCTATGTCGAGGATGTACTGAACGTACCAACATATATTGCGAAGTGGATCCCGATACCTTTCCAAATTAGCGCTTTAGTGGGTTTACAAATATGGACTAGAGTATCAAATAAATTGAACAGGATTTCAGCGTTAAACTTTGGAGCGATTATGTGGATTATTTCATGTACAGCAGCTTTATTTTTACCTTCATTATCAAAAATTTCAGGCGCTGGAGATAGTTTATTCCTAAATGCCAGCAACATATTTCTGTTCATTCTTTTAATTTTCATAATCTGTCTTATTGGCATTGGAGCTTCAACCGCTTTTCTTATCCCTTGGTCACTACTTCCTGATGCAATAGACGAAGACCCAGAGAAACCAGCAGGATTATATACTGCGTGGATGGTACTTATTCAGAAGATTGGTATCGCGTTTAGTGTTCAATTATTAGGATTTTTATTATATTTATCAGGTTATCAATCATGCTTTGTTGATAAAGATGGCCTAAATATTATTGAACAATGCTACTCAGCACAATTAACTATTAGATTATGTATTGGTTTTATACCCTCAATATTGGTAATCATTGGTCTTTTAATCATGAGAAAATGGGATCGAAAATTAATTACAAACTAA
- the cbiB gene encoding adenosylcobinamide-phosphate synthase CbiB, producing the protein MAKVNLFLLFLGSIGFDLLIGDPRFLIHPVQVIGFYIKKISDYLINNFGENKNILFWGGLIVATSTIGMSFGLGKLIELSYVQSRNNFFGGLLIFFGLSSCIATKGLISSVKEIAELIEREEINDQNKRIIKEKVQRIVSRDVSSSSLEHLLRSSTESLTENSVDGIFGPLFWIFIGIFFMKFSIFLPGPLSLGFSYKAISTLDSMIGYRYDYFRYLGFFSAKIEDIFTFVPSRLVLITLPLVSPKINEYGSIIKKSYLDGKKYDSPNAGISEAIFAYISGITLGGISKYKNEIIEKPKINANGDNCTGEKIKLICQLILRLQLLWIIIFVLIFFIISTLI; encoded by the coding sequence TTGGCTAAAGTAAATTTATTTTTACTATTTCTTGGATCGATTGGTTTTGATTTATTGATCGGCGATCCAAGATTCTTAATCCACCCTGTTCAAGTAATTGGCTTTTACATAAAAAAAATCTCTGATTACCTTATAAATAATTTTGGGGAAAATAAAAATATATTGTTTTGGGGAGGTTTAATAGTAGCTACATCCACCATAGGAATGAGTTTTGGTTTAGGTAAATTGATAGAACTCAGTTATGTGCAATCAAGAAATAATTTTTTTGGTGGATTGCTAATTTTTTTTGGACTTTCAAGTTGTATTGCGACTAAGGGACTTATTTCAAGTGTGAAAGAGATTGCAGAGCTAATAGAACGCGAAGAAATTAATGACCAAAATAAGAGAATAATCAAAGAGAAGGTACAAAGGATAGTTAGTAGGGATGTAAGTTCATCTTCTTTAGAACATCTTTTGAGATCAAGTACAGAGAGTCTTACCGAGAATTCTGTTGATGGCATATTTGGGCCATTATTTTGGATTTTTATTGGAATTTTTTTTATGAAATTTTCAATTTTTCTGCCAGGGCCTTTATCACTTGGTTTTTCTTACAAAGCCATAAGTACTTTGGATTCAATGATAGGTTACAGATATGATTATTTTAGATATTTAGGTTTTTTCAGTGCAAAAATCGAAGATATTTTTACGTTTGTTCCTTCAAGATTAGTATTAATTACGTTACCTTTAGTTAGTCCCAAAATTAATGAGTATGGATCAATCATAAAAAAAAGCTATCTTGATGGTAAAAAATATGATTCGCCTAATGCTGGGATTTCAGAAGCTATATTTGCTTATATTTCTGGAATAACTTTGGGTGGAATAAGTAAATATAAAAATGAGATTATTGAAAAGCCAAAGATCAATGCGAATGGAGATAATTGCACTGGAGAGAAAATTAAATTAATTTGTCAATTAATTTTGAGATTACAATTATTATGGATAATAATTTTTGTCTTAATTTTTTTTATAATTTCAACTTTAATTTAA
- a CDS encoding DUF3086 domain-containing protein — protein sequence MTNTEISDNNPEKELKIDKSISDDKTKQISKKNTTQNKKITPKNDKSTKSFDEISNEIFRDLFSKKDSLVKEIKELETKKNEIEKDIESNFKGQSDNIAKRVKGFQEYLTGALQNLSQNVEKLELVSQPIIVKPSPLDEKKQDNSTNNVVNVPALSETFKPDEEIIKSCFSSFTEQPDFYAEPWKLRRSLDYSDIEIMDDWFFNMGGRGSLESRGSRQKNALLSAGLISILGELYGDQFQTLILASQPERLGEWRRILQDSLGLTRDDFGPNSGIVLFERPEGVIERADRLEANEELPFIIIDAAETSVEIPILQFPLWVAFAGSDNEIYDDLELN from the coding sequence ATGACCAATACAGAAATTTCCGACAATAATCCTGAAAAGGAATTAAAAATAGATAAGTCAATTTCAGATGATAAAACAAAACAAATTAGTAAGAAAAATACAACTCAAAATAAAAAAATTACACCGAAAAACGATAAATCAACTAAATCTTTTGATGAAATTTCTAATGAAATTTTTAGAGATCTCTTTTCAAAAAAAGATTCTTTAGTTAAAGAAATAAAAGAGTTAGAAACAAAAAAAAATGAAATAGAAAAAGATATTGAATCTAATTTTAAAGGACAGTCAGATAATATCGCTAAAAGAGTTAAAGGCTTTCAAGAGTACTTAACTGGAGCTTTGCAGAATCTTTCACAAAACGTAGAGAAACTTGAATTAGTTTCTCAACCAATAATCGTAAAGCCTTCTCCCCTTGATGAGAAAAAGCAAGACAATAGCACAAATAATGTAGTTAATGTTCCTGCTCTTTCCGAAACATTTAAGCCAGATGAAGAGATTATAAAAAGTTGCTTTTCAAGTTTCACAGAACAACCCGACTTTTATGCAGAACCTTGGAAATTAAGACGGAGTCTTGATTACTCAGATATAGAAATTATGGATGATTGGTTCTTTAACATGGGCGGAAGAGGTTCTCTTGAAAGTAGAGGATCTCGCCAAAAAAATGCCTTGTTATCAGCTGGCTTAATATCTATTCTTGGCGAATTATATGGTGATCAATTTCAGACTCTTATTTTAGCTTCGCAACCTGAACGATTAGGTGAATGGAGAAGAATTCTTCAAGATTCACTTGGTCTAACAAGAGATGACTTTGGACCTAATAGTGGGATTGTTCTTTTTGAAAGGCCTGAAGGTGTCATCGAGAGAGCTGATAGATTAGAAGCGAATGAAGAATTGCCATTTATTATCATTGATGCAGCAGAAACTTCCGTTGAAATTCCAATACTTCAATTCCCATTATGGGTTGCATTTGCTGGTTCAGATAATGAAATTTACGATGATCTTGAACTAAACTAA